The Enhydrobacter sp. sequence CCGGACGGCCGGCGCCGGCACACCTACGACTATCGCGAAGGCGGCTGCCGCCAGGTCAGGAACTGCGAGCTGACCGCCAATCTCGGCTGGGCAAATCCCGGCACCGGCTCCGCCATGGTCATGCGGCGCGACTGAGAAGAGGGGGAGACGACACCATGGCGATCCAGGCCACCTACCTCGGCATGCCGCTGGACATCAACGATCTCGACGTCGAGAACCTGGCGTACTTCAAGCACTGCGCGGCGCACGACTTCCACCTGCAGCGGTGCGGCGCCTGCGGCCTGCTGCGCTATCCGCCCACCACGGCCTGCCCGTGGTGCGCCAGTCCGAAGTCGGAATGGATAGCGGTCGAAGGCCGCGGCGCCGTTCACTCCTACACCGAGGTCCACCACGCCATTCAGCCGGCCTTCAGGAACCACACGCCCTATCTCGTTCTTCTCGTCGACCTCGACACGCAAAGGGGCAAACCCGGCGAGCATGAAGCCTTGCGCGTGGTCGGCAACCTGGTGACGCCGCAGGGCCGACTGGCGCCGCCGGAGATGGTCCGCCGCGTCGGCATCGGAACGCGCGTCCGCATGGTTTTCTCCGATGTGGCGCCCGGCCTCGCCCTGCCCCAATGGACCCTCGACGAGGGCGCCTCCCAACCGGCCTCGCCCTGGCGTTACCCGCAAGAGTGACGGCCGCGCGGTATCGTATTACCCCACGAATGGGGCAACGCGGCGAAGCGACAAACGGGCCGCGAATGCCGATGCCATCGGCATCGGAGGCTCCTCGCCGGGGCGAGAAGTTCGTGAGAAGTCTCCGCCCTACCGGCTGTCCATCTTGAGCGCGGCGATGAAGGCCGACTGGGGGATCTCCACGTCACCCACCTGGCGCATGCGCTTCTTGCCCTTCTTCTGCTTCTCCAGGAGCTTCTTCTTGCGGCTGATGTCACCGCCGTAGCATTTGGCCAGCACGTCCTTGCGCAGCGCGCTGATCGTCTCGCGCGCGATCACGCGGCCGCCGATCGCGGCCTGGATCGCGATCTTGAAGAGCTGGCGCGGGATCAGGTCCTTCAGCCGCTCGCACAGCGCCCGGCCGCGGCTCTCGGCGGCGTTCTTGTGCACGATCATGCTGAGCGCATCGACTGGCTCGGAGTTCACCAGGATGGTGAGCTTTACCAGCTCGCTCTCCTCGTAGCCCGCCATCTCGTAGTCGAAGCTCGCATAGCCGCGCGTCGCCGACTTCAGCCGGTCGTAGAAGTCGAACACCACCTCGTTGAGCGGCAGGCGGTAGATCGCCATGGCGCGCGTGCCGGCATAGGTGAGCTCGACCTGCTGGCCGCGCCGCTCCTGGCACAGCGTCAGCACGGCGCCGAGATGCTCGTCCGGCGTCATGATCGTGGCCTTGATCCACGGCTCCTGCACGCTCTCGATCTTGACCGGGTCGGGATAGTCGGCCGGGTTGTGCAGCTCGGTCTCCGTCCCGTCGGTCATCCGGACCTTGTAGACGACCGACGGCGCGGTGGTGACGAGGTCGAGATTGAACTCGCGCTCCAGCCGCTCCTGCACGATCTCGAGATGCAGCAGCCCCAGGAAGCCGCAGCGGAAGCCGAAACCCAGCGCCGCGCTGGTCTCGGGCTCGAAATGGAACGAGGCGTCGTTCAGCCGGAGCTTGCCGAGCGATTCGCGCAGCGTCTCGAACTCGGCGGCGTCGGCCGGGAAGAGCCCGCAGAACACCACCGGCACCGAGGGCTTGAAGCCGGCCAGCATCTCGGTGGCAGGCTTCCGGTCGTCGGTGATCGTGTCGCCCACCTTGCAGTCGGCGATGGTCTTGATGCCGGCGATGATGAAGCCGACCTCGCCCGGCCCCAGCTCGGCCACGTCCCTGGGCTTGGGCGTGAAGACGCCGACCTTGTCGAGGTCGTAGGCGGCGCCGGTCGCCATCATGCGGATGCGCTGGCCTTTCTTCAGCACGCCGTCCTTCACGCGCACCAGGGTGACGACGCCGAGATAGGGATCGTACCAGCTGTCGACCAGCAGCGCCTTCAGGGGCGCGTCGCGGTCGCCCGCCGGCGGCGGCAGGCGCTTCACCATCGCCTCGAGGAGGTCGTCGATGCCGAGGCCGGTCTTGGCCGAGACCTTTATGGCGTCGGACGTGTCGATGCCGATCACGTCCTCGATCTCCCTGCAGACGCGCTCGGGCTCGGCCGAGGGCAGGTCGATCTTGTTGAGGACCGGGATGATCTCGTGGTTGGCTTCGATTGCATGGTAGGCGTTGGCGAGCGTCTGCGCCTCGACGCCCTGGCTCGCATCGACCACCAGCAGCGAGCCCTCGCAGGCGGCGAGCGAGCGGCTCACTTCGTAGGCGAAGTCGACATGGCCCGGCGTGTCCATCAGGTTCAGGACGTAGGTCCTGCCGTCGCGGGCCGGGTAGTCGAGCCGCACCGTCTGCGCCTTGATGGTGATGCCGCGCTCGCGCTCGATGTCCATGGAGTCGAGCATCTGGTCGTGGAACTCGCGCTCGCTCACCGCCCCGCAGCGCAGCAGCAGGCGATCGGCCAGCGTGCTCTTGCCGTGGTCGATATGGGCGATGATCGAGAAATTGCGGATCAACGACAGATCGGTCATTTCATACTCTTTTGGACCGCGCGCATCTTGCGTGCTCTTCATCGTTATGAGCGCGCTGGAAGCGCGCGGTCCGGAAGATTCTAACCACGCAGCACGGCGCCGGTTGCCTTGGCGACCTGCGCCACGATCTTGTCGCACACCGCCTCGATCTCGGCATCCGTCAGCGTGCGCTCCATCGGCTGCAGGGTGACGGCGATGGCGAGCGACTTCTTGCCCTCGGGCACGCCCTTGCCGGCGTAGACGTCGAACACGCGCGCAGCCGAGATCATGACCTTGTCGGCATTGCGCGCCGCCCGCACCAGCTTCTCCGCCTCGACACCGGCATCGACCAGGAAGGCGAAGTCGCGCTCCACCGGCTGGAAGGGCGAGAGCACGAGCCGCGGCCGCGCCTTGGTCGCGCGTGCCTTGGAAAGCGGCGGTGCGTCGAGGAAGACCTCGAACGCCGCGACCGGACCCTTGAGGTCGGCGGCCGACACGAGCTCGGGGTGCAGCTCGCCGAAATGCGCCATCACGCGGTCGCCGAGCTTCAGCACGCCGGAGCGCCCGGGATGGTACCAGTCCGGCGCGCCGGCGTAGGTCGCGAGATTGTCCGGGGCGCCGATCGCCGCCAGCACGGCGAGCGCATCGGCCTTGGCGTCGAAGGCATCGACGGTGCGGGCGGGGCCGGTCCAGTTGCGCGGCACCGCCATGTTGTGGCGCAGGCCGCTCGCCATGCGCGCCTGACCCTCGGGCGTTGCGTCCTTGTATTGCGGGCCGACCTCGAACAGCGCCGGATCGTGCAGGCCGCGCGCCTCGTTGCGGGCGGCGGCGTCGATCAGGTTGGGCAGGATCGAGGGCCGCATGGTGTCGAGCTCGGCCGCGATCGAGTTCAGCAGGCGCAGATCGGCGCCGCCACCGCCGAAGCGCTCGGCCTGCGTCAAGGGCAGGAACGACCAGGTCACGACCTCGTTCATGCCGCGCACGGCCAGCGCCCGGCGGGCGAGCGGCACGCGCCGCTGCAAGGGATCGCGCACCGGCCTGGAGGTCGCCGACAGTGCCGGCAGCGACACCGCCGGAATGCGGTCGAAGCCCCACACCCGTGCGACCTCCTCCACCAGGTCGGCCTCGCCCACGATGTCGGGACGCCACGACGGCACCGCCACCGTCCACGGGCCGCTGCCCGAGACGGCGAAGCCGAGCCTGGTCAGGATCCCGGCCGCGTCCTTCGCCGGCACGTCGATCGCGGTCAGCGTCTCCACCCGATCGGGGCGCAGCGTGTAGCGCCTCTGCCAGTCGGGCATCACGCCGCTTTGCAGGACCTCGCTTGCCTCGCCGCCGCAGAGCTCGAGGATCAGGCGCGCGGCGACATCGACGCCCCAGTGCACGGACTGCGGATCGATGCCGCGCTCGAAGCGGTAGCGCGCGTCGGACTGGATGCCGAGCTTGCGGCCGGTGGCGGCCACCGAGGTCGGCGTGAAGTAGGCGACCTCGAGAAACACCTCGGTCGTGTCCTCGCGCACGCCGGTATCCTCGCCGCCCATCACGCCGCCGATGCCGTGCACGCCCTTCGAATCGGCGATCACTGCGACGGTGGGATCGAGCGTGTAGGTCTTGCCGTCGAGCGCCAGGATGGTCTCGCCGTCGCGCGCCTGGCGCATGACGAGATCGCCCGCGAGCTTCCTGGCATCGAACACATGCAGCGGCCGGTTGAGGTCGAAGGTGACGAGATTGGTGATGTCGACCAGGGCCGAGATCGGCCGCAGCCCGATCGCCTTCAGCCGCCGCTGGAGCCAGTCGGGCGAGGGCCCGTTCCTCAGGCCGCGGAAGTAGCGGCCGGCCACGATGGGGCAGGGGCTGTCGGGCCTGGCCTGATAGCCGTGAGTCCACTTGATCGGGCTCGTGAAGGTGCCCGCCACGCGCTCGGCCCTGAACGGCTTCAGCGTGCCGAGGCCGGATGCCGCGAGATCGCGCGCGATGCCGTGGACGCCCAGGCAGTCGGCGCGGTTGGGCGTCGCCTTGATCTCGATCACCGGATCGTCGAGGCCGAGCGCCTCGGCGGCCGGCGCGCCGGTCCTGGTCTCGGCCGGCAGGTCGATGATGCCGCTATGGTCGTCGCCGAGCTGCAGTTCGCGCGCCGAGCACAGCATGCCATTGC is a genomic window containing:
- a CDS encoding OB-fold domain-containing protein; protein product: MAIQATYLGMPLDINDLDVENLAYFKHCAAHDFHLQRCGACGLLRYPPTTACPWCASPKSEWIAVEGRGAVHSYTEVHHAIQPAFRNHTPYLVLLVDLDTQRGKPGEHEALRVVGNLVTPQGRLAPPEMVRRVGIGTRVRMVFSDVAPGLALPQWTLDEGASQPASPWRYPQE
- the lepA gene encoding translation elongation factor 4, whose translation is MTDLSLIRNFSIIAHIDHGKSTLADRLLLRCGAVSEREFHDQMLDSMDIERERGITIKAQTVRLDYPARDGRTYVLNLMDTPGHVDFAYEVSRSLAACEGSLLVVDASQGVEAQTLANAYHAIEANHEIIPVLNKIDLPSAEPERVCREIEDVIGIDTSDAIKVSAKTGLGIDDLLEAMVKRLPPPAGDRDAPLKALLVDSWYDPYLGVVTLVRVKDGVLKKGQRIRMMATGAAYDLDKVGVFTPKPRDVAELGPGEVGFIIAGIKTIADCKVGDTITDDRKPATEMLAGFKPSVPVVFCGLFPADAAEFETLRESLGKLRLNDASFHFEPETSAALGFGFRCGFLGLLHLEIVQERLEREFNLDLVTTAPSVVYKVRMTDGTETELHNPADYPDPVKIESVQEPWIKATIMTPDEHLGAVLTLCQERRGQQVELTYAGTRAMAIYRLPLNEVVFDFYDRLKSATRGYASFDYEMAGYEESELVKLTILVNSEPVDALSMIVHKNAAESRGRALCERLKDLIPRQLFKIAIQAAIGGRVIARETISALRKDVLAKCYGGDISRKKKLLEKQKKGKKRMRQVGDVEIPQSAFIAALKMDSR
- the pheT gene encoding phenylalanine--tRNA ligase subunit beta, which gives rise to MKFTLSWLKEHLDTDATLAELRERLTMLGLEVEEISNPAETLKGFVVGYVVEAVQHPNADRLRLCKVDTGAGIVQVVCGAPNARTGMKGVFAPTGSFIPGTGITLKSSKIRGEASNGMLCSARELQLGDDHSGIIDLPAETRTGAPAAEALGLDDPVIEIKATPNRADCLGVHGIARDLAASGLGTLKPFRAERVAGTFTSPIKWTHGYQARPDSPCPIVAGRYFRGLRNGPSPDWLQRRLKAIGLRPISALVDITNLVTFDLNRPLHVFDARKLAGDLVMRQARDGETILALDGKTYTLDPTVAVIADSKGVHGIGGVMGGEDTGVREDTTEVFLEVAYFTPTSVAATGRKLGIQSDARYRFERGIDPQSVHWGVDVAARLILELCGGEASEVLQSGVMPDWQRRYTLRPDRVETLTAIDVPAKDAAGILTRLGFAVSGSGPWTVAVPSWRPDIVGEADLVEEVARVWGFDRIPAVSLPALSATSRPVRDPLQRRVPLARRALAVRGMNEVVTWSFLPLTQAERFGGGGADLRLLNSIAAELDTMRPSILPNLIDAAARNEARGLHDPALFEVGPQYKDATPEGQARMASGLRHNMAVPRNWTGPARTVDAFDAKADALAVLAAIGAPDNLATYAGAPDWYHPGRSGVLKLGDRVMAHFGELHPELVSAADLKGPVAAFEVFLDAPPLSKARATKARPRLVLSPFQPVERDFAFLVDAGVEAEKLVRAARNADKVMISAARVFDVYAGKGVPEGKKSLAIAVTLQPMERTLTDAEIEAVCDKIVAQVAKATGAVLRG